In Microvenator marinus, one genomic interval encodes:
- a CDS encoding acyltransferase: MIHESAIIDLGAEIHPDAKIWHFVHVCAGAKVAERVVLGQNVYVGPGVEIGAGTRVQNNVSVYEGVCLEDEVFVGPSVVFTNVKFPRAHVSRRHQFGKTVVRRGATIGANATIVCGVEIGEFSMVGAGAVVTKDVPPYALVIGVPAQVVGRMCECGVPLDGEHCPECAKS; encoded by the coding sequence ATGATTCACGAGAGTGCGATCATCGATCTCGGGGCAGAGATCCATCCCGACGCCAAGATCTGGCATTTTGTCCACGTGTGCGCCGGCGCAAAGGTCGCCGAACGCGTAGTCCTCGGGCAAAACGTCTACGTGGGCCCGGGTGTAGAGATCGGTGCAGGCACGCGCGTGCAGAACAACGTGTCGGTCTACGAGGGCGTCTGCCTTGAAGATGAGGTCTTTGTGGGGCCGAGCGTGGTGTTTACGAACGTGAAGTTCCCACGAGCACACGTCTCAAGGCGCCACCAATTCGGCAAGACCGTGGTCCGGCGCGGCGCCACGATTGGAGCCAATGCCACGATTGTTTGTGGCGTGGAAATCGGAGAATTTTCCATGGTTGGTGCCGGAGCGGTTGTCACAAAAGACGTTCCGCCGTATGCATTGGTCATTGGTGTTCCAGCACAAGTTGTTGGTCGGATGTGTGAGTGTGGAGTCCCGCTTGACGGGGAGCATTGCCCCGAGTGTGCTAAATCATGA
- a CDS encoding rhodanese-like domain-containing protein, whose product MKRLTYKDFSEIRNDQTRLIDVREADEYRAVHVKGAELWPLSRIQEGALPEEDERETFVICRSGARSAVAASIFERMGWRECTNIEGGTLAAQEMGADHVE is encoded by the coding sequence ATGAAACGACTTACCTACAAAGATTTCTCTGAAATTCGAAATGACCAGACGCGGCTTATCGATGTGCGCGAGGCGGACGAGTACCGCGCGGTTCACGTCAAGGGCGCAGAGCTCTGGCCGCTTTCACGCATTCAAGAGGGCGCGCTTCCTGAGGAAGACGAGCGCGAGACCTTTGTGATTTGCCGCTCTGGCGCACGTAGTGCCGTAGCCGCCTCAATCTTTGAGCGCATGGGCTGGCGTGAATGCACCAATATCGAGGGCGGCACGCTTGCAGCCCAAGAGATGGGCGCCGACCACGTAGAGTAA
- a CDS encoding TetR/AcrR family transcriptional regulator — MTKHRSPDERWEQILTAARACFLENGYFATKMDEIARASGLSKGGIYFHFESKREIFRALVQQEYDVTMAAIDGVMSETNSVPEMLIELAGYFMELFTNSDRPRFMVIIGEMALRDEEIQEQLKELQTNYFDRIAELLNRGVEAGQVRECDARSMAIVLKSMLDGMQANLALGMTVDVEETLTAAMDLLAHGLIQMD; from the coding sequence ATGACCAAACATCGAAGCCCCGACGAGCGATGGGAACAGATTCTGACAGCGGCTCGTGCATGTTTTCTGGAAAATGGATATTTCGCGACCAAGATGGATGAGATTGCACGCGCTTCCGGCCTCTCAAAGGGCGGCATCTACTTCCATTTCGAGTCCAAGCGAGAGATCTTTCGCGCCCTCGTGCAGCAAGAATACGATGTCACCATGGCCGCCATAGACGGCGTCATGTCCGAGACCAACTCGGTACCCGAGATGCTCATCGAGCTCGCCGGCTACTTCATGGAACTCTTCACGAACTCTGACCGCCCAAGGTTCATGGTGATCATCGGCGAAATGGCGCTACGTGATGAAGAGATCCAAGAGCAGCTCAAAGAGCTCCAGACCAACTATTTTGACCGGATCGCCGAGCTCTTAAACCGAGGTGTGGAAGCCGGCCAGGTCCGCGAGTGCGACGCACGTTCCATGGCCATTGTCTTAAAATCCATGCTCGACGGGATGCAGGCAAACCTCGCCCTCGGCATGACGGTCGACGTAGAAGAAACACTGACTGCCGCCATGGACCTCCTGGCCCATGGCCTTATCCAAATGGATTGA
- the dnaA gene encoding chromosomal replication initiator protein DnaA — protein sequence MLETWQAALRHLKDRVSQHNFETWFQPLEVTRFEDKGVERWVHISVIDDFNKAWLEDNYVDLIQEALEAVTPGVWKLKLDVQGIDIHEPQAVLIDSPKAAARQVKATQLEIAVPRKDWKELAHQAGMNPRYTFEEFVVGSSNQFVHAACQAVATNPSQTYNPLFIFGGVGLGKTHLLQAVGIEVLRRDPTQRVLYLSAEDFMNQLITSLRQKDMNNFRTQFRNQCDILLIDDIQFIGGKDSTQEEFFHTFNSLHQMGKQIVITSDKPPRELPGIEDRLASRFAWGLTADIQVPSVETRVAILEKKAEADGVPLPKDVAMLIASAVRSNVRELEGVLVRLGAQASLMRMPMTLDFARDMLKRMNLDDGKGMTVDRIIRQVSQYFGIKPADIKGAKRSRDISIPRQVAMYLARTITDESFPELGKKFGGKDHTTVLAACRRMEDELSRGTEVGQSISALKSQLS from the coding sequence ATGTTGGAGACCTGGCAAGCTGCCCTTCGTCACTTGAAAGACCGAGTGAGTCAACACAACTTTGAAACCTGGTTTCAACCTCTCGAGGTCACCAGGTTCGAAGATAAAGGTGTTGAACGCTGGGTTCATATCTCGGTGATCGATGATTTCAACAAAGCCTGGCTCGAAGACAACTACGTCGACCTCATTCAAGAAGCGCTCGAAGCCGTGACTCCCGGGGTCTGGAAACTCAAGCTCGACGTCCAAGGAATCGACATCCATGAGCCGCAGGCCGTGCTCATCGACTCGCCGAAAGCCGCAGCACGACAGGTCAAAGCTACCCAACTCGAAATTGCGGTCCCACGCAAAGACTGGAAAGAGCTCGCCCATCAAGCGGGCATGAACCCTCGCTATACGTTTGAAGAATTCGTGGTCGGCTCGTCGAACCAATTCGTACACGCCGCGTGTCAGGCCGTGGCCACGAACCCGTCTCAAACCTACAACCCGCTCTTTATATTTGGCGGTGTTGGGCTCGGTAAGACGCACCTTCTGCAGGCAGTGGGCATTGAGGTTCTTCGACGCGACCCAACTCAGCGCGTGCTCTATCTCTCCGCCGAAGATTTCATGAACCAGCTGATCACCTCGCTTCGGCAAAAGGACATGAACAACTTTCGCACGCAGTTCCGCAATCAGTGCGACATTCTGCTCATCGACGATATCCAGTTTATCGGCGGCAAAGATTCGACGCAGGAAGAGTTTTTCCACACGTTCAACAGCCTTCACCAGATGGGCAAGCAGATCGTCATCACCTCGGACAAGCCGCCGCGCGAGCTTCCGGGCATCGAGGACCGCCTCGCGAGCCGCTTCGCGTGGGGCCTGACCGCTGATATTCAGGTTCCGAGCGTCGAGACCCGCGTGGCCATTCTTGAGAAGAAGGCCGAAGCAGACGGCGTCCCGCTGCCCAAAGATGTGGCCATGCTCATCGCGAGTGCGGTGCGCTCCAACGTGCGCGAGCTCGAGGGCGTGCTGGTTCGTCTCGGAGCACAGGCGAGCCTGATGCGCATGCCGATGACACTCGATTTTGCGCGAGACATGCTCAAGCGCATGAATCTCGATGATGGCAAAGGCATGACCGTGGACCGCATCATCCGCCAGGTGTCTCAGTATTTCGGCATCAAGCCTGCGGATATCAAAGGCGCCAAGCGCTCACGCGATATCAGCATCCCTCGCCAGGTCGCGATGTACCTCGCCCGGACCATCACCGACGAGTCCTTCCCAGAGCTTGGGAAGAAGTTCGGCGGCAAAGACCACACCACCGTGCTTGCCGCATGCCGTCGCATGGAAGACGAACTCTCCCGCGGCACCGAAGTCGGCCAGAGTATCTCGGCGCTCAAATCCCAACTGAGTTAG
- a CDS encoding deoxynucleoside kinase, with translation MSSVLPRYIVVEGPIGVGKTTVVTRLAEQYKARTVLEIFEENPFLANFYQDQERYAFQTEMFFLLSRYRQQEDFAQEDLFGRIAVSDYLFVKCRLFASLTLNDHELSLYDRMYNILTTQVPKPDVVIHLTAPLDVLLGRIKQRGRSYEQNMDPAYLERLRSLYNQFFQHYEDTPLLEVDTTDIDFSRDDQALTNLMEMAAKCAPGTSGQ, from the coding sequence ATGAGTTCTGTTCTCCCCAGATATATCGTGGTCGAGGGCCCAATCGGCGTGGGTAAAACGACCGTCGTGACCCGCTTGGCTGAACAATACAAAGCGCGAACTGTCCTTGAGATCTTTGAGGAAAATCCGTTTCTGGCCAATTTCTACCAAGATCAAGAACGATATGCCTTCCAAACCGAGATGTTCTTCTTGTTGAGCCGTTATCGGCAACAGGAGGACTTTGCGCAGGAAGACCTTTTTGGGCGAATCGCAGTCAGCGACTACCTCTTTGTGAAGTGCCGCCTCTTTGCGAGCCTGACGCTCAACGATCACGAGCTTTCGCTCTACGATCGCATGTACAATATCCTTACCACACAGGTTCCAAAGCCCGACGTGGTCATCCACCTGACGGCGCCCTTAGACGTGCTTCTAGGCCGTATCAAGCAGCGTGGGCGCTCGTATGAGCAGAATATGGATCCGGCCTATTTGGAGCGTCTCAGGTCGCTCTACAACCAGTTCTTCCAGCATTATGAGGATACCCCTCTCCTCGAGGTAGACACCACGGACATCGACTTCTCGCGCGATGATCAGGCGCTCACCAACCTGATGGAGATGGCCGCCAAGTGTGCCCCTGGTACAAGTGGTCAGTAG
- a CDS encoding response regulator: protein MANETILIVDADTKSQKVLEVSFKKAGYRVALTDSPEDARHLIEIEQPDLIVCDTRFPRGDGFEFLADLKASDFTRDLPFIFLTEERSLPQKMRGFELGADDYLTKPVYIKEVTTRVELLLQKRSREQMSEASVEEFNGDLAQITMIDLLQSIEEELKSGCIRLRREGREAVVYFRDGNILDAICGKLQGEEAIYRLMLWPEGTFNIEYRETVKRPDRVEKNASELLLEGIRRLEEWNELTIEMDLERTFEADYQRLPAILDSLPAEVARVVRLFDGVRSVRDVLDDSPLDDVTSLKIVRKLLDDELLRDTNSTAVTVRGVQRSNLAMWLENKGQDVDRKREDTSPKFGAVSRALDEDIAFANTDESPRNTGSWKIHFEEQDPDEAIKKIEEDEARRREEEARQLADSRQATLGAVPSISRDSGSLPAAGPKTTLAEEIEAAERARREEEAKHLNPKQTDMGFGNADGYAREKRVTEPLRDAVSRTAPQLPEITDEIIEQSQAEEEGRRQTQEVEAAPSDSGDSQDSLEQAPRRQRQNTPMTTPALTTKTLEPSEPIEDDEDDEVEEDEASTAELAGPAVARLFTENRGQETGAELKTTATSDALNTDEAWNRFHHDGEVSDAEVFEDEGNQDLPEVPEAEEAGQEENTETLGGPPEGIDVAQPMATQEEVDEAWSTTPFPGEIESDPEEAPSSERITKELTSPAHKLTHLSEESEPESTPVGDENHLLEIAEIETLDVPRHSKDGELVTASYQLKPGAKRPAPSSTADLDTVELDPLDPTESFFNETPSDMSADDFGVVGDKPAVPWVVYAAGVALVALVGFVIYASQEDPIPEPAPIATPTQTEPEPTKIVVPSEPVEPVVEPESEDVAAAAMAQNVDAQATETAMLLAGVIPGADAGAEVDAGADLAEPTEVALNTETTEPTETPEIEQPEVKVEEPVEEPQVAEKAEPTEPEDTGEKTVAARISGVERLIRSENYSKALDEAKALAEVEPNNGKVAYLQGQAAFGSMRNSDAIEHFKRAEKSGYRPANLYLDLGAAYQLDGKRDLAKGAYEKFLQLKPNGKEADEVRAILKSYF, encoded by the coding sequence GTGGCGAACGAAACGATCCTCATCGTAGATGCGGACACAAAAAGTCAGAAAGTACTTGAGGTTAGCTTCAAGAAGGCTGGCTATCGTGTCGCTCTGACTGACTCGCCAGAGGATGCTCGTCACCTCATCGAGATTGAACAACCCGATCTGATCGTCTGCGATACCCGTTTCCCACGCGGTGACGGGTTCGAGTTCTTGGCCGATCTAAAGGCCTCTGATTTTACTCGCGATCTACCCTTTATTTTCCTGACTGAAGAACGCTCGCTCCCCCAGAAAATGCGGGGGTTTGAGCTTGGTGCCGACGACTATCTGACCAAGCCCGTCTATATCAAAGAAGTCACCACCCGCGTGGAGCTCCTCCTGCAGAAGCGATCGCGTGAGCAGATGAGCGAGGCGAGCGTGGAGGAGTTTAATGGTGATCTCGCGCAGATCACTATGATCGACCTTTTGCAATCGATCGAGGAAGAGCTCAAATCCGGCTGTATTCGTCTTCGACGTGAAGGCCGCGAAGCTGTGGTCTACTTCCGAGACGGAAATATCCTCGACGCGATCTGTGGGAAACTGCAGGGCGAAGAGGCCATCTATCGGCTCATGCTCTGGCCCGAAGGCACGTTCAATATCGAGTATCGGGAGACGGTTAAACGCCCTGATCGCGTGGAGAAGAACGCCAGCGAGCTCCTTCTAGAAGGCATCCGCAGGCTCGAAGAGTGGAACGAGTTAACCATTGAAATGGACCTCGAGCGCACTTTCGAGGCGGATTATCAACGTCTGCCGGCCATTCTTGATTCGTTGCCTGCTGAGGTCGCCCGCGTGGTGCGGCTTTTTGACGGGGTGAGATCGGTGCGAGACGTGCTCGATGACAGCCCGCTTGACGATGTGACCTCGCTCAAAATCGTGCGCAAATTGCTCGATGACGAGCTCCTGAGGGACACGAACTCAACCGCAGTGACGGTGCGTGGCGTTCAGCGGTCGAACCTCGCGATGTGGCTCGAGAATAAGGGGCAAGACGTAGATCGCAAACGCGAAGACACCTCGCCGAAATTCGGTGCGGTTTCGCGTGCTCTCGACGAGGATATCGCGTTTGCGAACACCGATGAGAGCCCCAGAAATACGGGCAGTTGGAAGATCCACTTCGAAGAACAAGATCCCGACGAGGCGATCAAGAAAATCGAGGAAGATGAGGCCAGACGCCGTGAAGAAGAGGCTCGTCAGCTGGCCGATTCTCGTCAGGCTACCCTTGGAGCCGTGCCGAGCATTTCGCGCGACTCAGGTTCACTCCCCGCGGCCGGCCCCAAGACCACGCTCGCTGAAGAGATCGAGGCGGCCGAGCGCGCACGTCGCGAAGAAGAGGCCAAGCACCTCAACCCCAAACAGACCGATATGGGGTTCGGAAACGCCGATGGTTATGCGCGTGAAAAACGTGTCACTGAGCCACTTCGTGATGCTGTGAGCCGCACCGCACCTCAGCTTCCGGAGATTACCGACGAGATTATTGAACAATCTCAGGCAGAAGAAGAAGGCAGGCGCCAGACCCAAGAGGTCGAGGCTGCACCTTCTGATAGTGGTGATAGTCAAGATAGTCTTGAGCAGGCTCCGCGCCGTCAACGGCAGAACACGCCAATGACCACGCCCGCGCTTACCACCAAGACCTTAGAGCCTTCTGAGCCTATCGAAGATGATGAGGACGATGAGGTTGAAGAGGATGAGGCTTCCACCGCTGAGCTCGCCGGCCCAGCCGTAGCACGGCTCTTCACCGAGAATCGCGGTCAGGAAACGGGAGCCGAGCTCAAAACCACCGCCACCTCAGACGCGCTCAACACCGACGAGGCGTGGAACCGTTTCCATCACGATGGCGAAGTCAGCGACGCCGAAGTCTTTGAAGACGAGGGTAATCAGGATCTCCCTGAGGTCCCAGAAGCCGAAGAGGCCGGGCAAGAGGAAAACACCGAGACGCTCGGTGGCCCGCCCGAAGGTATCGATGTGGCACAGCCGATGGCCACCCAGGAAGAGGTTGATGAGGCATGGTCCACCACACCTTTTCCAGGCGAGATCGAATCCGATCCGGAAGAGGCGCCATCTTCGGAGCGCATCACCAAGGAACTCACCTCGCCTGCACATAAGCTGACGCATCTGAGTGAGGAATCGGAGCCCGAAAGCACGCCGGTTGGTGATGAAAATCACCTCTTAGAGATCGCCGAAATCGAGACTCTCGACGTGCCTCGCCATTCGAAAGATGGCGAGCTAGTGACGGCGTCGTACCAGCTCAAGCCTGGCGCAAAACGTCCTGCTCCGAGTTCTACGGCAGACCTCGATACCGTTGAGCTCGACCCGCTAGACCCCACTGAGAGCTTCTTCAACGAGACCCCGTCCGATATGTCGGCCGATGATTTCGGTGTGGTGGGAGACAAACCCGCAGTGCCATGGGTCGTCTATGCAGCTGGCGTCGCGCTCGTGGCCTTGGTTGGCTTTGTGATCTACGCCTCCCAAGAGGACCCGATTCCAGAACCAGCTCCGATTGCGACTCCGACTCAAACTGAGCCTGAGCCTACCAAAATCGTGGTGCCTTCCGAGCCCGTTGAGCCTGTAGTTGAGCCTGAGTCGGAAGACGTCGCCGCTGCGGCAATGGCTCAGAATGTGGACGCCCAGGCTACCGAAACCGCCATGCTGCTCGCCGGTGTGATCCCGGGCGCAGACGCAGGAGCTGAGGTGGATGCGGGCGCAGACTTGGCCGAACCTACGGAAGTCGCGCTCAACACCGAGACTACTGAGCCAACCGAGACGCCTGAAATCGAACAGCCGGAAGTCAAGGTTGAGGAGCCCGTTGAGGAACCGCAAGTTGCCGAGAAGGCTGAGCCAACCGAGCCCGAAGACACGGGAGAAAAGACCGTCGCCGCCAGAATTTCAGGCGTCGAAAGGCTGATTCGATCCGAGAATTATTCGAAGGCACTCGATGAGGCCAAGGCACTTGCTGAGGTGGAGCCGAATAACGGCAAAGTCGCCTACCTGCAGGGCCAGGCGGCGTTTGGCTCCATGCGAAATAGTGATGCGATTGAGCACTTCAAGCGGGCTGAGAAATCGGGCTACCGACCTGCAAATCTCTATCTTGACCTCGGGGCTGCTTACCAGCTAGACGGCAAGCGTGACTTGGCGAAGGGTGCATATGAAAAGTTCCTGCAGCTCAAGCCCAACGGTAAAGAGGCCGACGAAGTTCGGGCCATCCTGAAGTCGTACTTTTAG
- the tsaD gene encoding tRNA (adenosine(37)-N6)-threonylcarbamoyltransferase complex transferase subunit TsaD produces MLVLTIESSCDETSAAVIRDGRAILSNIIASQIPVHQRYGGVVPELASRSHVVDITGVIEEALGTAGVELKDIDGFAVTSGPGLVGSLLVGIETAKALGFAHDKPCIGVNHLEGHLTAVLLDLPELERPAFPYIGVIVSGGHTDVYVVRGLGEYELLGRTRDDAAGEAFDKVAKLLGLPYPGGVVIDQLASTGNPEAIEFPRPMWTRKHFDFSFSGLKTAVLQHVEANGIPEGQALSDLAASFQAAVVDVLVMKALEACKKHKVPRLVFSGGVACNSALRRVSVEEATKKGVSVYFAPPRLCTDNAAMLGPIAEHYLQDETGFDAWDLEADANMPLGKSLRAKSKGRHR; encoded by the coding sequence ATGCTCGTTCTGACTATCGAGTCGAGCTGTGATGAGACCTCCGCCGCGGTGATTCGTGATGGAAGGGCCATTCTCAGCAATATCATTGCAAGCCAGATTCCGGTGCATCAACGCTATGGCGGCGTGGTCCCGGAGCTCGCATCGCGCTCCCACGTGGTTGATATCACGGGTGTGATCGAGGAGGCGTTGGGCACGGCAGGCGTTGAGCTCAAGGATATCGATGGGTTCGCGGTGACCTCCGGGCCGGGCCTCGTGGGTAGCCTTCTGGTTGGAATCGAGACGGCCAAGGCTCTGGGCTTTGCGCACGATAAACCGTGCATTGGCGTCAATCACCTTGAAGGTCATCTGACCGCGGTGCTCCTGGACTTGCCCGAGCTTGAGCGCCCAGCTTTTCCGTATATCGGCGTCATTGTGAGCGGTGGCCACACCGATGTGTACGTGGTCCGCGGGCTCGGTGAGTACGAGCTTCTGGGCCGAACGCGCGACGATGCGGCGGGCGAGGCTTTTGATAAGGTCGCGAAACTCCTTGGGCTCCCGTATCCAGGTGGCGTGGTGATCGACCAGCTCGCTTCCACCGGAAACCCCGAAGCCATTGAGTTTCCGAGGCCTATGTGGACGCGAAAGCATTTTGATTTTTCGTTCTCGGGGCTAAAAACCGCCGTTCTGCAGCATGTGGAGGCCAATGGAATCCCTGAAGGCCAGGCGCTGAGCGATCTTGCGGCGTCTTTCCAAGCGGCCGTTGTGGACGTGCTCGTGATGAAGGCTTTGGAGGCGTGCAAGAAGCATAAGGTTCCGCGATTGGTCTTCTCGGGCGGTGTTGCGTGTAATTCGGCGCTCAGAAGGGTCTCGGTGGAAGAAGCCACGAAGAAGGGCGTCAGCGTGTATTTCGCGCCGCCTCGCCTGTGCACGGATAATGCGGCGATGCTAGGCCCGATTGCTGAACACTACTTGCAGGACGAGACTGGCTTTGATGCCTGGGACCTTGAGGCGGACGCCAACATGCCGCTCGGCAAGAGTTTGCGGGCCAAGAGCAAAGGTCGGCACCGATGA